Proteins from a genomic interval of Meiothermus sp.:
- a CDS encoding Xaa-Pro peptidase family protein: MNDSALTRLRAWMEGQGFARFFVQQPENFAWLTGGDNTVVTFRSVAAWLEVTPNGVRLHASQIEAGRLLDEEVPGLEVVRYPWYSPPAPQGPSDSEHDLTPLRLVLSPEEQARYRALGRDAAAALGESLRFADPGWSEYELAGAISEELLSKGIQPLVLLVAGEERLFRYRHPIPKQRPLGRLFMGVICGRRHGLIANVSRLRSFGHPEAQRLNQQVCQIEAAALEASRPGATLGEALESIRAAYQAIGQPQEFENHHQGGLTGYRSREVLARPGNPTRLEPGMALAWNPSLPGAKVEDTFLLGETGLENLTFDPAWPSAQVNGRLRPMVLEG; encoded by the coding sequence ATGAACGATTCTGCACTCACCCGACTGCGGGCCTGGATGGAAGGCCAGGGTTTTGCGCGCTTTTTTGTACAGCAGCCCGAGAACTTCGCCTGGCTCACCGGCGGCGACAACACCGTGGTCACCTTTCGCTCAGTAGCAGCCTGGCTCGAGGTCACCCCCAACGGCGTGCGGCTCCACGCCTCGCAGATCGAGGCCGGGCGGCTCCTGGACGAGGAGGTGCCGGGCCTCGAGGTCGTGCGCTACCCCTGGTACAGCCCGCCCGCCCCTCAGGGGCCCAGCGACAGCGAGCACGACCTCACCCCTTTGCGCCTGGTGCTCTCACCGGAAGAACAGGCCCGCTACCGCGCCCTGGGCCGGGATGCCGCGGCGGCCCTGGGCGAGAGCCTCCGCTTCGCCGACCCCGGCTGGAGCGAGTACGAGCTGGCCGGGGCCATCAGCGAGGAACTCCTGTCCAAGGGCATCCAGCCCCTGGTGTTGCTGGTCGCCGGCGAGGAACGGCTCTTCCGCTACCGCCACCCCATCCCCAAACAACGTCCCTTGGGGCGGCTGTTTATGGGGGTGATCTGCGGGCGGCGGCACGGCCTTATCGCCAACGTGAGCCGCCTGCGTAGCTTTGGTCACCCGGAGGCCCAGCGCCTCAACCAGCAGGTCTGCCAGATCGAAGCCGCCGCCCTCGAGGCCTCGAGGCCCGGCGCAACCCTGGGCGAGGCGCTGGAAAGCATCCGCGCGGCCTACCAGGCCATCGGCCAGCCCCAGGAGTTTGAAAACCATCACCAGGGCGGCCTGACCGGCTACCGCAGCCGCGAGGTGCTGGCCCGGCCCGGCAACCCCACCCGGCTCGAGCCCGGCATGGCCCTGGCCTGGAACCCCAGCCTGCCCGGCGCCAAGGTCGAGGATACCTTTTTGCTCGGCGAAACCGGCCTGGAAAACCTCACCTTCGATCCGGCCTGGCCCAGCGCACAAGTCAACGGGCGCCTGCGTCCGATGGTGCTCGAGGGCTAA
- the galK gene encoding galactokinase, with product MFKDLFGSEPSVSVSAPGRVNLLGEHTDYNGGFVFPTPLPYQTYIEAAPAEGLEAYAENFQEHKSRGLEVGRQGDWLDYLAGCVWALRQQGYAVPGLRAYIRSEVPMSGGLSSSAALEVATLRALRALYGLPLDDVQIARLAQQAEVAYVGVRCGIMDQMASSVGRLGYGLFLDTQSLETRLVPLPPGYRVAVVDSSVPRRLAESGYNTRRAECEQACALLGVPSLRALSPADLPRLEALPEPLKRRARHVVTENQRVLEGVAALEQGDIQRFGELMIASHRSLRDDYEVSIPELDRLVEAELRHGAAGARLTGAGFGGSTVALVEESKYEDFKKGVLQDYPRARFF from the coding sequence ATGTTCAAAGACCTCTTTGGCAGCGAACCCAGCGTATCCGTCTCGGCCCCGGGCCGCGTCAACCTGCTGGGCGAGCACACCGACTACAACGGGGGGTTTGTCTTCCCCACCCCCCTCCCCTACCAGACCTATATCGAAGCCGCCCCCGCCGAGGGGCTCGAGGCCTACGCCGAGAACTTTCAGGAGCATAAAAGCCGTGGGCTGGAGGTGGGCCGGCAGGGGGACTGGCTGGATTACCTCGCGGGCTGCGTGTGGGCTCTGCGCCAGCAGGGGTATGCCGTGCCGGGCCTGCGGGCCTACATCCGCAGCGAGGTGCCCATGAGCGGGGGGCTCTCGAGCTCGGCGGCGCTGGAAGTGGCCACCCTGCGGGCCCTGCGCGCCCTCTATGGCCTTCCCCTCGACGACGTGCAGATCGCCCGGCTGGCCCAGCAGGCCGAGGTGGCGTATGTGGGGGTGCGCTGCGGCATCATGGATCAGATGGCCTCGTCGGTGGGGCGGCTGGGGTACGGGCTGTTCCTGGATACCCAGAGCCTCGAGACCCGGCTGGTGCCCCTGCCGCCAGGCTACCGGGTGGCCGTGGTGGACTCGTCGGTGCCGCGCCGCCTGGCCGAGTCAGGCTACAACACCCGCCGCGCCGAGTGCGAGCAGGCCTGCGCGCTCCTGGGGGTGCCGTCGTTGCGCGCACTTTCCCCTGCCGACCTCCCCCGCCTCGAGGCCCTGCCCGAGCCCCTGAAGCGCCGGGCCCGCCACGTGGTCACCGAGAACCAGCGCGTGCTGGAAGGGGTAGCGGCCTTAGAGCAGGGCGATATCCAGCGCTTCGGCGAGCTGATGATAGCCTCGCACCGCTCACTGCGCGACGATTACGAGGTCTCGATCCCCGAGCTCGACCGGCTGGTGGAGGCCGAGCTGCGCCACGGGGCCGCGGGGGCCCGCCTGACCGGGGCCGGCTTTGGCGGCTCGACGGTGGCCTTGGTCGAGGAGTCTAAATACGAAGATTTCAAAAAGGGCGTCTTGCAGGACTACCCCAGGGCGCGGTTCTTTTGA